The DNA window GCTGGAGCGGTTCCACTCCGACGCCCGGCAGAAGTGGGACGAGGTGACGGCTGTCGAGCCGTACACCACCTACCGGAACCTGTTCAACGTATGGACGGTCGACGCCGTCTCCCGGGAGTCCGGAGTCTCCGGCGACCCCGCCCCGGACGCCGTCCGCGACACCGCCCTCGGCTCGTACTTCTGGTGCGAGGAGATCGAGCGGCTGCTGTGCGTGGACCAGCCCAAGGTGGACGCGTACGTGGCGAAGGCGCCGGAGGCCGACCTGGTCATCGTGCTCGCCAACAGCGCCAAGTACGGGGGAGCGGGTTACAACGAACCCAGCGCCACCCTGGGCTACGAGGGGATATCGACCGCTTCGGCCGGCCACCCGAAGTCAGGTCAGGTGGCCATCCACGAGACCGGCCACTCGCTCGGCAAGCTCGCCGACGAGTACTTCTACGCCGGCGTCCCCGACTACGAGAAGTACACCGGCCCCGAGCCCGCCGAATCCAACAGCTCCGCCCTGACCGCCGACCGGATGGCCGCCCAGCGGGCCAAGTGGCACCGCTGGCTCGGCGAAACCTCCCCGGACGGCGGCACGGTCGGCGCGTACGAGGGCGGCGGCTACTTCGCCACCGGGCTGTACCGGCCCACGGACAACTCGCTCATGCGGGTGCTGGGCAAGCCCTTCAACCTGCCCGGAGTCGAAGCGATGATCGGCGGGTTCCACCGCCACGCACGGACCGTCACGCCGCTCACCCCGACCGACCGCACCCTGCGGCTGCGGCACACGGCGAAGGCGGCCGTGCCCAGGCTGGCCGGAGCGGACGGGCGCCAGCTCCTGGTCCGGTGGTACCTGGACGGCAGGGAGCTGAAGCGGTTCGAGGGCCGCACCGAGGTGGCGGTGGCGGACCTGTGGCTCTTCGACCTGCGCACCCACCGGCTCAAGGTCACCGCGGAGGACCGCACCCCGGCGGTACGCGACCCCGGCATCGCCCGCACCCTGCGGTCCGAGGCGCAGTGGCAGGTCCGCCTCTGATCCCTGCCGCCAGGTCCCTCAGACCCGGCGCCAGACGGCCATCGCCCAGGAGAACAGCCCGAACAGCATGAGCCCGGCGGCGACCAGCACGAGGAGCCACGGTCCCGCCGGGGTCTGGGCGAAGGCGCGGAGGGTGTCGTCGACACCCTTCGCCTCCGCCGGGTCGAAGCGCGTCGCCGCATAGACGAGGAAGCCGCCCGCCGCGGCGAACACGGCGCCGCGGGCCACGCCGCCGGTGACGCCGAGGAAGTCGACCCCCTTGCGGACCCCGTCGGACATCTGCTCCGTCTTCAGGTGCTTGCGGAACTTGCGCCGGGCCGCCCCTACGGCGATCACCACGCCTCCGACGGCGATCGCCGCACCGGCCAGGCCGACCCACCACGGACCGCCCGGCAGTTCCATGACCTTCGCCGTCACGTCGCGCGACTGCTCGTCGCTGGACCCCTGTCCGCCGGTCCCGGCGGCGAACGACAGCACCGAGAACGCGGCGACACCGTAGAACACGGCCCGCGCCGCCGCCGCCAGCCGCTTGCCGGCCTTGCCGCCGTCGGGGCCACCCGCGCCGAACACCGCCTCCGACAGCCGCCACAGCATCATGCACACCAGGCCGATGCCGACGGCCCACACCAGGAAGCCG is part of the Streptomyces subrutilus genome and encodes:
- a CDS encoding DUF1206 domain-containing protein, which encodes MTGREGTHEGAPLRSARHEGRRTASQGGTGREVVARCGLAARGVLYVLVGVLALRVAFGESGPEADRTGALQELTRQPFGGFLVWAVGIGLVCMMLWRLSEAVFGAGGPDGGKAGKRLAAAARAVFYGVAAFSVLSFAAGTGGQGSSDEQSRDVTAKVMELPGGPWWVGLAGAAIAVGGVVIAVGAARRKFRKHLKTEQMSDGVRKGVDFLGVTGGVARGAVFAAAGGFLVYAATRFDPAEAKGVDDTLRAFAQTPAGPWLLVLVAAGLMLFGLFSWAMAVWRRV
- a CDS encoding M64 family metallopeptidase, which encodes MRPVRGRVRGRVRGPALRAALAAACAAAVLVPSAPAGAAAAPRAAGAGIEVEIPGPEHGGDAGSGHIRVPAAGARAKTAGGLSEAERAADGDVAKMIDNGPAGDRLDVVVVGDGYTAGELERFHSDARQKWDEVTAVEPYTTYRNLFNVWTVDAVSRESGVSGDPAPDAVRDTALGSYFWCEEIERLLCVDQPKVDAYVAKAPEADLVIVLANSAKYGGAGYNEPSATLGYEGISTASAGHPKSGQVAIHETGHSLGKLADEYFYAGVPDYEKYTGPEPAESNSSALTADRMAAQRAKWHRWLGETSPDGGTVGAYEGGGYFATGLYRPTDNSLMRVLGKPFNLPGVEAMIGGFHRHARTVTPLTPTDRTLRLRHTAKAAVPRLAGADGRQLLVRWYLDGRELKRFEGRTEVAVADLWLFDLRTHRLKVTAEDRTPAVRDPGIARTLRSEAQWQVRL